The nucleotide window TGTAGCGGGTTTTGGATAGCATTACTATAAAAACCTAATCTTGCAACCTGTTCTTGTATCGCTTTAACATAATCTGGTTGTGCGTGGCCAATTGAAATCACTGCATGCCCTCCATATAAATCCAGATATTTTACACCCTTATCATCGTAAACCCAAACATCTTCAGCTTTTACTGGTGTAATATCGAATAAAGGATACACATTAAACAAACTCATAACTGTTCCTTTTTGATATTGTTAATTTTATTAAACGAGGCTACCATTCCCTGAATTAAGGAGGAACTTAGCCCCTTGTGTTCCATTTCGTTTAGGCCTTCAATCGTGCAACCCTTAGGTGTTGTTACTTTGTCTATTTCCTCCTCAGGATGGTTACCCGTTGTTATTAGCAAATTTGCCGCTCCCTCGCAAGTATACATCGCCAATTCTTGTGCTTCAGCACTATCAAAGCCTAATTGAATTGCAGCTTGAGTTGTGGCTCGGATCAATCGCATCCAAAAAGCAATTCCACTTGCACAAACTACAGTCGCAGCCTGCATTTGCGTTTCAGGAATTATAATAGAATGACCCAATCTATTGAATATAGCTTTCGCTATTTTTATGCGTTTTTCCCCAAGGGAATTACTACAAAGGCAAGTCATAGATTTACCAACCGCTATAGCAGTATTCGGCATAGCCCTAATAATATATTGGTTATCACCGACCACTGATTCTATTCGTGAAATGCCGTAACCCGTAATTGTTGATATGATGACATGCTTTTCAGTTAGATGTTCTTTAATACTTTTTAAAATACTTTCAAAATGTGAAGGCTGAACAGCAAAAATTAGTATGTCAGATTTTTGCACCGCCTCCAAATTATCCGAGGTTAAACGAACGTTAGTATAACCATCAAACTCTTTCAATGCGTCTAAATGTCTCCTTGTTAGGTACAGGCTTGTAATGGCATTATTGGTTATAAGACCTTTTGCAATTGATCGTCCCAAGTTTCCGGTTCCTATAATGGCAATTTTCATGGTTAGTTTTATTGAAATTAGAAATAATTGGCTTTTGTGTTAAGGCCAGTAGTTTCATTAAAACCAAACATCAAATTCATGTTTTGTACAGCCTGACCAGAAGCTCCTTTTAAGAGATTGTCGATAATTGAAGTTATTAATAATACATCTTGGTGTTTTTCCACATGCACCAAACATTTATTTGTATTCACAACTTGTTTTAAGTGAAGGGTATCATTACTTACATGGGTAAACGTTGCTTCGGAATAATATGTATTAAACAATTCGGAAGCATCTTTAGAGTTGCCTTCAAAAGCCGTATATGCCGTAGCAAATATGCCTCTCGAGAAATTTCCTCTCATTGGAAGAAACCTCAACGGCTTATTGTATGTAGACTGCAGAGCTTTAACAGATTCTGTAATTTCACCCAAATGTTGGTGGCCAAAAGGCTTATAATAAGAAATGTTATTATCTCTCCATGTAAAATGAGTGGTTTCAGATAAGGAAACTCCAGCCCCAGTTGCACCGGTCATTGCATTAATGTGAACATCATCCTGAAGCATGCCTTCTTTTGCCAATGGCAATAAAGCTAATTGAATAGCAGTGGCAAAACAACCTGGATTGGCAATTGCATTAGCCCCTTCAATTTTAGATTTATTTAATTCAGGAAGGCCATATACAAATTCATACTCTTGAAAATTAGCATCTGCATTTAACCGAAAATCATTGCTTAAATCAATAATCTTGGTTGCATTACTAAATGTATTTTTCTCTAAAAATGCTTTTGAATTTCCGTGACCTAAACAGAGAAAAAGAGTATCAACTTCTTTATCAATTTTATCGGTAAACTTTAATTCGGTGCTACCCACCAAATCTTGGTGCACTTTATAAAATGGATTTCCTGCATTGGACGTACTGTATACGAAGCCTATTTCAACCTCGGGATGATTCAGTAATATTCTCAATAACTCTCCTGCTGTATAACCCGCTCCACCAACAATCCCGACTTTAATCATTCTGTTGAATTTAATTGGTGATACATTTTGTTTTGGTTACCAAAAATCTTAATAAAACCTTTGGCATCGTCGGCGGTCCAACCTTTATTCATTTCACCATAGCTGCCAAATTTAGCATTCATAAGATCGTGTGGGGAAGAAATACCATCTAATTTAAAATGGTAAGGTCTCAGGGTGACATAAACCTCACCGGTTACTTTATCTTGACTATTTTGTAAAAAGGCTTCAATATCTCGCATTACCGGGTCTAAATATTGACCTTCATGTAAATGCATACCATAAAAACTGGATAAATAATCCTTATGCTGTAATTGCCATTTACTGAGTGTATGCTTTTCAAGTAAATGATGTGCTTTCAAAATAATTAGGGCTGCGGAAGCTTCAAATCCAACTCTACCTTTAATACCTACGATTGTGTCCCCCACATGAATATCTCTCCCAATTGCATAAGCAGAAGCTATCTCTCCCAATTTCTCAATCAACCTTTCAGGTTTGTTTTCAGAACCATTAATAGCAGTTAACTCTCCTTTAACAAACGATAGGGTCACTTTCTTTTCTCCCACTTCTTTTAACTGAGATGGATATGCAGCATCTGGCAAGGCCTTTTCTGAAGTTAAGGTTTCAACCCCACCCACACTGGTACCCCATAAACCACGATTAATGGAGTATTGTGCTTTTTCCCAAGACATATCGATACCATTGTTTTTCAGATATTCTATTTCCTCCTGCCGTGATAAGCGCAAATCCCTAATCGGTGTTATTATCTCAATATTCGGCGCCAATGTTTGGAAAATCATATCGAATCGAACTTGGTCATTTCCCGCCCCTGTACTTCCATGTGCAATAAAATCTGCTCCAATCTTTTTGGCATAATTAACAATCTCAATTGCCTGAATAATTCTTTCCGCACTAACAGAAAGTGGGTAGGTGTTATTTTTTAGGACATTACCAAAAATCAGATATTTAATAACTTTTTGGTAGTAAGTCTCGATAGAATCTAAATTCTTGTAAGTAGCAACCCCCATCTTATAGGCGTTAGATTCTATTTTCTGTATTTCTTCCTTGGTGAATCCACCTGTATTGACACTTACCGCATGCACTTCAAAACCTAAATCTTTTGATAGGTGCACTGCGCAATATGAAGTATCTAATCCACCGCTATATGCTAAAACTACTTTTTTCATGATCTTTCTTTCTTTAAGAACATTTTTTCCTTTATACTTTTTAACCTATTAAACACCTTTGGCTTAACCACTTTTTTGGGCTCATCTTTTTCCTGAACTTTAGGGTCGTACAACATCCCCGTGCAAAGGCACAAACGCTGTTCTGTACGCTGAAGAACATCGTAATTTTTACAGGATTGGCAGCCGTCCCAAAAACTTTGATCATCCGTTAATTCTGAAAACGGAACTGGCTTATAGCCCAATTCGGTATTCATTTTCATAACTGCTAGACCAGTTGTAATACTGAAGACTTTTGCTTCCGGATATTTTGTTCTGGAAAGTTGAAAAACCTTGTGCTTAATTTGCTTTGCCACACCTTGACCTCGATAATCCGGGTGCACAATCAAACCAGAGTTTGCAACAAACTTGCCGTGACCCCAAGTTTCTATATAGCAGAAACCTACAAACTTATCACCATCTAAAGCGATTACAGCATTTCCGTTTTCAATCTTTTTTATGACGTACTCTGGTGTTCGTTTGGCAATACCCGTACCACGAACACTTGCCGATTCTGCAATCGTTTGGCAGATAATGTCGGCATAAATACAATGAGATTTATCAGCAATAACAATAGTCATTGTTCGAAT belongs to Aegicerativicinus sediminis and includes:
- the argC gene encoding N-acetyl-gamma-glutamyl-phosphate reductase — encoded protein: MIKVGIVGGAGYTAGELLRILLNHPEVEIGFVYSTSNAGNPFYKVHQDLVGSTELKFTDKIDKEVDTLFLCLGHGNSKAFLEKNTFSNATKIIDLSNDFRLNADANFQEYEFVYGLPELNKSKIEGANAIANPGCFATAIQLALLPLAKEGMLQDDVHINAMTGATGAGVSLSETTHFTWRDNNISYYKPFGHQHLGEITESVKALQSTYNKPLRFLPMRGNFSRGIFATAYTAFEGNSKDASELFNTYYSEATFTHVSNDTLHLKQVVNTNKCLVHVEKHQDVLLITSIIDNLLKGASGQAVQNMNLMFGFNETTGLNTKANYF
- a CDS encoding GNAT family N-acetyltransferase, with product MTIVIADKSHCIYADIICQTIAESASVRGTGIAKRTPEYVIKKIENGNAVIALDGDKFVGFCYIETWGHGKFVANSGLIVHPDYRGQGVAKQIKHKVFQLSRTKYPEAKVFSITTGLAVMKMNTELGYKPVPFSELTDDQSFWDGCQSCKNYDVLQRTEQRLCLCTGMLYDPKVQEKDEPKKVVKPKVFNRLKSIKEKMFLKKERS
- a CDS encoding argininosuccinate synthase — encoded protein: MKKVVLAYSGGLDTSYCAVHLSKDLGFEVHAVSVNTGGFTKEEIQKIESNAYKMGVATYKNLDSIETYYQKVIKYLIFGNVLKNNTYPLSVSAERIIQAIEIVNYAKKIGADFIAHGSTGAGNDQVRFDMIFQTLAPNIEIITPIRDLRLSRQEEIEYLKNNGIDMSWEKAQYSINRGLWGTSVGGVETLTSEKALPDAAYPSQLKEVGEKKVTLSFVKGELTAINGSENKPERLIEKLGEIASAYAIGRDIHVGDTIVGIKGRVGFEASAALIILKAHHLLEKHTLSKWQLQHKDYLSSFYGMHLHEGQYLDPVMRDIEAFLQNSQDKVTGEVYVTLRPYHFKLDGISSPHDLMNAKFGSYGEMNKGWTADDAKGFIKIFGNQNKMYHQLNSTE
- the proC gene encoding pyrroline-5-carboxylate reductase, yielding MKIAIIGTGNLGRSIAKGLITNNAITSLYLTRRHLDALKEFDGYTNVRLTSDNLEAVQKSDILIFAVQPSHFESILKSIKEHLTEKHVIISTITGYGISRIESVVGDNQYIIRAMPNTAIAVGKSMTCLCSNSLGEKRIKIAKAIFNRLGHSIIIPETQMQAATVVCASGIAFWMRLIRATTQAAIQLGFDSAEAQELAMYTCEGAANLLITTGNHPEEEIDKVTTPKGCTIEGLNEMEHKGLSSSLIQGMVASFNKINNIKKEQL